A part of Manduca sexta isolate Smith_Timp_Sample1 unplaced genomic scaffold, JHU_Msex_v1.0 HiC_scaffold_2945, whole genome shotgun sequence genomic DNA contains:
- the LOC119192575 gene encoding growth factor receptor-bound protein 2-like has protein sequence CPDGVQHFKVLRDASSKFFLWVVKFNSLNELVDYHRTASVSRLQDVKLRDVVPEEMLVQALYDFTPQEAGELEFRRGDVITVTDRSDQNWWQGEIAHRRGMFPASYVTAYHSS, from the exons ATGTCCAGACGGCGTTCAGCATTTCAAAGTGTTGCGCGACGCGTCCAGCAAGTTCTTCCTGTGGGTGGTGAAGTTCAACTCGCTGAACGAGCTGGTGGACTACCATCGCACCGCCTCCGTCAGCCGCCTGCAGGACGTCAAGCTGAGAGACGTGGTGCCCGAAGAG ATGCTGGTGCAGGCGCTGTACGACTTCACTCCGCAGGAGGCGGGCGAGCTGGAGTTCAGGCGCGGTGACGTCATCACCGTCACTGACCGCTCCGACCAGAACTGGTGGCAG GGGGAGATAGCGCACCGCCGGGGCATGTTCCCAGCGTCGTACGTGACGGCGTACCACTCGTCATAG